The DNA region GAATACGGCCAAAAAATATGGTATAAGATGCAATAGCCTTTTTATAGTTTTATATAAAGACTTTGTAAGTATTATATGAACTATAAATAAGGCTACTGCTATATATATTAATATGTTTACTTTTACAGTAAAAATGATTATGAATAAGAATAAAGCTAATATAATAGAAGTTATATAAAGCATAATTATTTATTTACGCGTTCAACATAACTGTCATCTCTAGTATCTACTTTAATTTTATCTCCAATATTTATGAATAATGGTACATTAACTTCTATACCAGTTTCTAATTTAGCAGGCTTTAAAGTACTTCCAGTAGTATCTCCTTTAAAACCAGGTTCTGTATAAGTAACTTCCAAGATTACATGTATAGGGAATCTTACAGCAGTAACTTCTTCATTTATATATTGCAAATCAACTTCGCTGTTATCTAATAAATAATATTTGTTATCGCCTAAAATATCTTCATTAACATGCACTTGTTCATAGTTATCAAGTATCATGAATATATACTCATTTCCTTCGCTATATAGATATTGAGCTTTTTTGTATGCAATATCAGCCTCTTCAACAGTCTCAGTAGAAGCAAAAGTTTTTTCAACCATATTGCCTTTAATCATGTTTTTTAATTTAGTTCTTACATTGGCTTTTCTCTGCTGAGCTCTATGAAAGTGAGCATCTATTACTAGATAAGTTTCGCCGTCTAATATAATAGCATCGCCTTTTCTTAAATCATTAACATCCATAAATAAAACCTCTGATTATAATATATTTTTTAAGATAGATAGTTTAAGCATTATATTTTATTAGCAGAAAAAAAGCAAATAATTTAATAATGCAATAATTAATTTTTATTTATAAGTTTATTTATTATAATATAGCTTTAAAAGAATAAACTAGCCTCTAAACCAATCTTGCTTTCCATCTTTTTAAAAGCATAAAGCTGTCTAGAGCGAAGATATTCATATTTTATTCCAATTGCAAATCTGTAAATTTCTAATCCTAAAGCTACAGATACAGAAGGCGACCATTTATAAATAGATTCTATAGCATTATATCCCTCTCCAGCAGCCTTTCTATCTATTCTATTAAACTCATCATATTCACCAGCTACATAAAATCCTGCAATTAAATTCATCTCTCCCCACAAAGGAAATCTAAAATCACTTCCTGCATATATGGTAAATATATTAACTAAATTAGACTTTTTAAAACCAGTAATTGCAAATAAAGTACCCCCATAAAAAGAAAACCAACCCCATCTATAATATGCAGCAATATGCATCTGTTCAAAACCTACATCTATAAACTCATCATCTATTTTGTTATGCAATGAATCATCTCCTAATATATCGCCGCCCATGTGGTAGCATACATGTTTTAAAGGAGCAAATCTTATTTTAAGCTTATTTTTAAATATGTAGTCAAAATATGCTTCTACTTGCATGTAGGTGCTGAATAAAAAACTAGTGCCGTATAGTTTGTCGTATTTGTATTGATAGTGTGCAAAATTAAACTTTGCAGAATAAGCTACACCTATTCTTATTCTATGTGTTTCTTCATTTATATTAAAAGCTATAGGGGCTAATTCTGTTGATAATGTTGGGCTATGAAATATTATTACTTTATCTATAGTGAAGTTTTTATTATTATAAAGCTTATTTGCATTAAATATTGTTCCAAACCAGAATTTTGTGTTGTAGTTATTTATGTCTGCGTAGCCTGAAAAGTATTTATCAGTTTCTGGATTTCTTAGAGGGTTATATTTCCACTGAGTTTTTACTTTTTGTGAATAGCTTTCCATTTTTTGTTCTAAAGAGTTTGTATTTTGAGCATTTAGTATAATAGTAAGAAGTATAAAGCACAGTAATGTATGTTTAATCATTTTATATTTTCTCTAGATTTTTTAGCGGAAATTATATGTTTTTTAAAGAAGTTGTCAATATTTTCATTAAAAATAATAATGTAATTTAAATCTTTACTTGCAAAAAATTATTATTTTGATAAAATAGACGTATATATAATAATACATACTAGTAGAATTTTATAAATTTACACTAAATTATAAGAATTTCTAATACGATAATATTTTTTAGAGTTTAAGGAGTAATATAATATGTCTGATATAAATAAAAAAGTGGCAGATGGTATAAATGAGTTTGGTAAATCTTTTAGAGTTTTATTAGTAGATGATTCAGCATTTGTAGTGAAACAATTACAGCAAATATTGGTATCAGAGCAGTATAGTGTAGTAGGAACAGCAGAAAACGGAGAAGAGGGCGTAATGATGTATAAAGAGTTAAAGCCTGATGTTGTTACTATGGATATTACTATGCCTAAAATGGACGGTATTACAGCTCTTACTAAAATAATAGAGTTTGATAAAAATGCTAAAGTTGTTATGGTTAGTGCTTTAGGTAAAGAGGATATGGTTAAAAAGGCACTTCTTGCTGGTGCTAAAAATTATATTACTAAACCTTTGGATAGAAAGAAAGTTCTAGAGCGTATAAAAATGGTTCTAGATAAGAAATGATTTAAAAATACGGTATTATTAATTTGAGTAATAATGGTTTAACTGAAGAATACTTAGAATTATTCAAGGAGTTTATATATAATAAAAGCGGTATACGTTTTAATCTCATTAATCAGGTAATACTAGAATCTAGAATAGAGTCTTCTATGAAAGAGAGAAATATTTTTAATGTAGGAGACTATTTTCATCTTATTTCTACTGATAAACAGGAACTGAAGCTGTTTTTAGATAATATAACTACAAATCTTACTAAATTTTTTAGAACAGAGAGTAATTTTAATTTATTAAAAAATAAAGTTTTGCCTATAGTATTGAACAATAAAAAATATTCAGAACCTATATATATATGGAGTTCAGGCTGTTCTACAGGAGAGGAGCCTTATTCTATAGCAATGACTTGTTTAGAAACATCAAAAATTTATCCGGAAAAAGTTAAAATATATGCAACAGATATTTCCATGCAATCTTTAGAGGTTGCAAAGATGGGGGTGTATGATAAAGATAAAGTTGCTAATATAAGCGATGAGTATTTAAATAAATATTTTGATGAAATGCCAAATGGCAAATATAAAGTAAAAGATTATATAAAAGATATGGTTAGTTTTGAGTATCATAATCTTATTACTCCTAATAATAGATATTTGAATATAGATATAGTTTTTTGCAGGAATGTACTTATATATTTTGATAATGAATCTGTTAAATTGACTGTTAATAGATTTTATGATATATTAAATAAACATGGATTTTTATTTATAGGTCATAGCGAGTCTTTATTTGGGCTTGATACGAAATTTAAATTTAATAATATAGATAATTCGATTGTATATACCAAAAGTGAGGAGGTATTTTAATGTTTAGAAAAAATGAAATATCAGAATCAAATTCTATAATAGGTGAAGGTTCATATTTTAGAGGTGAGTTTACACTTAATGGCAGTTTAAGGATAGATGGTTGTTATGAGGGAGATAATCTTGAAGTTGACAGCCTTACTGTAGGAAACAGCGGAAAGGTAAAATCTAATATAAAAACTAATTCAGCTATTATTGAAGGAATAGTAATAGGAAATATTGAGGCAAAAAATAGAGTAATGCTTATGCCTACAAGCAGAGTTCTTGGCGAGATTCGCACTCCTGAGCTTATTATACAAAATGGTGTTATACTTGAAGGAGTTTGTATAGTATCGCCTGATCCTAAAACTAACCCTAGAGAAACTATACTTAATTTATATAACTCTTCAAATAATAATCAATAATATATAATATGCCTTATTTATATGATGTTGAAAGAAAGATTAATGCAAAAATCATTATTGCAACTTTGGCGGGTATTGTTGTAACTGCAGTACTCTCTTATTTATTTATTTCAAATTATATAGAAAGAAAAAGAATTAGATATATTTATGATTATATAGCCTTAGAAGATTATGATAATGCTTCTTTTATATTTAAAGACCTTTACAGCAGAAAGCCTTTAAATAAAAACATATTAATGGCAGGAATTGATTTGTATTATAATATTCTTCTAATAACCACAGATAAAGATATTATTACAACAGCAAGCGAAAATATTACTAAATATGCAAAGCAGATGTTATTAACATCAAAGTTTATCAAAAATAAATATATAATATATCAGAGATTAGCTTATGGATTTCAGAGGCTTGGAAGTTCTTATTATATAGATGCTTATAATTCTTATTTAGAGGCTATAAAAAATGGCGATAATAGAGTATCTACTGTTATAGAGCTTGCTAAGATATGTTACAGAATTGGATATTACGAAGAGGCAATAGAGAATTTAGAATATGCTATAAAAAGAGATACAGAAAATAACAAAGAGTTTTTAAACTTAGAATTATATTATGAACTTGCTGTTGCTTATGAAGGAAACAAAAATTACACTAAAGCAATACAAATACTTTCCTATATAGACGGTAAGTTTAATAATGATTATAAGCTTGAAGCTAAATCATATTCTAAGCTTGGTGATTTATATTACAGACAAGGATTATATAAAGAAAGCGAATTTTTTTACAAAAAAGCACTATTATTAGATGACAAAAATCCGGATTTATATTATAGTATAGGGGAATTATTTAGAAAAACAAAGCGGATAAACGAAGCAATTGCTATGTTTAGAGAAGCATTAAAAATAGATAATAACTATAAACCCGCTAGGGACGCATTAAGGAGATTATAGTATATATGTTTAGTTGGTTGTATAATATGTTCTCAAGTGATATGGGAATAGATTTAGGTACTGCAAACACTTTAGTTTATGTTAAGGGAGAGGGGATTGTTTTAGCAGAGCCTTCTGTAGTTGCTATAGAGAAAAGCACTGGTAATGTTATAGCTGTTGGTAATGAGGCTAAAAGAATGCTTGGTAAAGTGCCAAATTCTATAGCTGCTATTAGACCTATGAGAGACGGGGTTATTGCAGATTTTGAAACTGTTGAAAAGATGATAAGATATTTTATCAATAAAGTTCACAATAAAAAAACTTTGGTAAAACCTAGAATTGCTATAGGTATTCCTACAGGCATTACAGAAGTTGAGAGGCGTGCTGTACGTGAAAGCTGCGAGCAGGCTGGAGCTAGAACTATATTTTTAATAGAGCAAGCAAGGGCTGCTGCAATTGGTGCTGATATGCCTATCAATGAGCCTCATGGTAATATGATTATAGAGATAGGAGGAGGTACTACTGAGGTTGCTGTACTTTCACTTGGAAGTATGGTGCGCAGTGCTTCTATACGTGTGGGCGGTGATGAGCTTGATGATGCTATTATTAAATATATGCAAAGAACTCACAACTTATATATTGGTGAAAAAACTGCTGAAGAGATTAAGATTAATATTGGTCATGCTTATAAGGGTGATATATCTAAGACTATGGATATAAGAGGAAGAGACTCTGTATCTGGTCTTCCTAAAACTTTAACTATCAATAGTGCTGAAGTAAAAGATGCTATATCTGATATATTGCTTGAGATATTAGAGGCTGTAAAATATGTACTTAATCAGACACCTCCAGAGATAGCTGCTGATATTGTTGAGAGAGGTATTGTTATGAGTGGAGGAACTTCTTTACTTCCTGGTTTTACAGATTTAATATCTATAGAGACTGGGGTTCCTGTTATACTTGCTGAGAGTCCTCTTACTTGTGTGGCTATTGGATGCGGTAAGTTTATAGAAGAGACTAGAAATTTAAAAAATTATAGAAGATTTTCTTAAAAAGTGAATAATATATTAAAACACAAATTACTTATACTTTATATTACGCTTAGCCTTATAGCGTCAATATTTATGGTGCTTAATAGGAGTAATTTTGTTTTTGATTTGCGTTCTATATATGCACTCGGTGTATACCCAATACAGAGTGCTACACAAAATATATCAAAGGCTTTTGTTTATCTTTACACAAGCGTTACAGATATATTTACACTTCAAAGTCAGCTTCAAGTACTTAGAGATAGAATAGCAGAATTAAACGGCACAGCTTTAGAATATGAACAGCTTCGTCAGGAGAACTCAAGGTTAAGAGCATTATTAAATGAAGCTCCAACAGATGAGTACCCATTAGAGTATGCTGAGATAGTTTCAAAAGACCCTCAAAACTTCTACAACACTATAGTGATTAACAAAGGAAGGGCTCATGGTATTGTTGTGGGTATGCCTGTTATATCATATAAAAATGGATATAAGGGGCTTGTTGGTAAGGTTGTGGAAGTGAGAAAATATAACAGCAGAGTTTTATCTCTTATAGATGAAAGGTCTCAAATATCTGTTATGCTTGATAGTTCTAAGGCTACTGGTATTATGAGCGGGCAGAATCCTCGTTCCACTCAAACACATTTACAATATATTGATTTGCAGATTGATGTTGAAGAGGGAGAAAAAGTTTATACTAGCGGAATGGGCGGAGTTTTCCCAAGCGGAATATTGGTTGGAAATGTGTTTAAAGTTGAGAAAAAGAATTATGGACTATTTCACGATTTGTATATTGAGCCTATAGTAGATTTTTCAACTTTAGAGAATGTGTATGTGATAAAAAAGATTCCAGACAGAGAAATTATTATGCTTGCTAATGAAGAATATGAAGAGGGTGAAGTTACAAATAAATGAAAAGAGCAATAACTGTTATAATAAGTTCATTAATCCTTTTAATAATACAATCTTCTCCTGCTTATGATTTGATTAGAATAACATTGGGTGCTAAGCCTGATTTGCTTCTTATATTTTTAGTATTTTTGTCATTTAGATATGGTTCTTTTGAAGGAATAATATACGGCTTTTTTATAGGAATAATGCAAGATATTGTTTCTAGCTCTACATTTGGTTCTTATGCTATAATATTTCTTAATATTGGTTTGGTTGTTGGTTTCTTTAACAGCAGAATATTTATTAAGCAAATTGCTGCGGGTATATTTGTTACTTTAATTGGATATTTAATAAAGATTATTGCATTATTTTTTGTAATGGCAATATATGCAGATTTATCAAGTGTTGCTGTGCTTATGCGTTCAGAGTTATTTATAGGTCTTCCTCTCACAGTAATACTTTCTTCACCGTTATTTATACTATTTGAAAAGATTGCTCCTATAGTGTATGACAAAAACAAAATACATGTAGATGATAGCACCAAAACTTACGAAGATTGATTTTTTTAATTATATATAAACAAATATATTTTTATTAATTATTATCAGCTTTTTTCAATAATTAAATATATAAATGTATTTTATTTGGTGTTTCTTAAAAAATATATCTATAAAAGAAAGTTATAAAATTAATTAAAAATTATTTATGCTCTCTATTTTGTTTTTTCTTATTGTTTTGCTGATTATTTTGTTTACTTACCAAAGAAGCAAATATTACTCTTCCAGCCTCTTTAGGAAGCACATTGTCTATTTCTATATCAACACTTTTGCCTATTAAATGTTTGGCATTATCTACAACTATCATAGTGCCGTCTTCTAAATAACCTAATGCCTGTTTATCTTTTCCTTCTCTTATCAAATCTATCTTTATGGTCTCTCCAGGAAGCACAACTACTTGCAAACAATTAGCTAAATCATTAATATTTAATATATCAACTCCATGAATAGAAGCCACCTTCATCAAGTTAAAGTCATTAGTAATTACTTTAGCGTCCATTTTTTTGGCAAGCTCTATGAGTTTTAAATCTACTTCCTTGATGTTTGGAAAATCTACATCTGTTACAGAAAGTAATATATTTTTTGAAGATTTCATTTTATTTAATATTTCTAAAGCTCTTCTTCCTCTTATTCTTTTTTGAGGGTCTCTTGAATCACTTAAAAATTGTATTTCTTTTATTACAAACTCTGGAAGTATTAAAAGTCCGTCAAAGAATTTTTTCTCTGCTATATCATATACTCTTCCGTCTACTATTACAGAAGTATCTAATATTTTAGCTGTTTTTATTTTATCAGTTTTTGTAAGTTTGAGCATATTTGATATATTTGGTATCAATGATGATATTATAGAGAAAGTCAAATATCCTTCAATAAATAGTATTATAAGCTTGTTGTTTAATGATAAATTTATGCCTATTATATTTATAACATTTAAAGTAAGTATTACAGTTATTATTGTAAGAACAAATGATACAAAAATGACTAAAGTTGTTTTTGAAGATTTTTTTCTTATAAAAAATAAATCCAATAATATTATAAAAATAGAACTTACAACAAAAAATATAATAGTATTTATATTAAAAAGTTTATTATAAATATAATCAAATATAAGTGCTAAAATAGAACAAGCAAAATAAATTATTCTCCACATAACAGTTTCTCCTTAAAAACTAAAAAGAGCTCGAGTTATTTTTATGTTTTTATATTTTTTTATTAGTTTCAAATAGAATAAATTAATAAATATTTCACTCTTCTTTTTTCTTTTTTTTGGCAGGCTTAGCAGCAGCTTTAGTTGGTTTAATAAGTTCTTTTTCAGCAGGTTTAGTTTTAAACTTTTTAGCTGATTTTTCTAATGCATTAGACACTATATCTTCAATTTGGTCTCTATCTTTTTTTAATGCTATACTAATTTCATTTACTATAAACATATATGCTTTTTCATACAAACGTTTTTCGCTTGCAGATAATTCTTTTAATTTATTTCTAGTAAACAAACTTCTTGCCACTTCTATAGTATCTTTAATTTCACCGCTTCTTAATTTTTCTTCATTTTCTTGATAACGAATTTTCCAATTATTTTCTATATCATGAGGTTTAGTTTGTAGTAGGTTCAAAAAATTTTCAGCTTCTGCTTTAGATATTATCTTACGTATACGATATTCTTTAACTCTATTTATAGGAACTTTTAATGTGATGTTTTCACCTTCACATTCAAGTACATAGCATTCTACAACGGAAGAATTTACTTTATTATCTGCTATACCTATGACTTTACATATTCCATACATAGGGTAAACAACATAACTATTTACTTTATACATAATTCTTTTTAAATAAGCCTTTATTTATTCTAGTAATTTATTATACTAATTTAAAAAATATCTAGAAGTATTATATACTAAAAAAGCAAAAAATCAAGGAAAAAATAAACTAACCCCAATACTATATAAAAATACTTTGACAATTTTTTTATTAGATATAAAATCGGTATTATATTTATAAATTTATTATGAGGATAATGATGAGTAAAATAGTAAAGATTGGAAATATACTAATAGGAGGCGGAAATCCTGTTAGCATACAATCTATGACAAATACTGATACTAGAAATGTTAAAGAAACTGTTAATCAATTAAAATCTCTTGAAGAGGCGGGTGTTGATATTGTAAGGCTTGCTGTACTTGATATGGAAGCAGCTCAAGCTATAAAAGAGATAAAAAAACAAACTAAACTTCCTTTAATAGCGGATATACATTTTGATTATAGGCTTGCTCTAGAGAGTATGAAAAGCGGTATTGATGCTTTGAGGCTTAATCCTGGTAATATAAAAGATAAAGATAAGGTAAAAGAGGTGATAAAAGAGGCAAAGCAAAGAGATTTAACTATAAGAGTTGGTGTTAATGGCGGAAGCTTGGATAGGGCTATATATAAAGAAGTAAATGCTCAAAATATGGTAAAAAGTGCTTCTGAGCATATAAAACTAATGGAAGACTTAAACTTTACAAATATAAAAGTATCATTAAAAGCATCTGATATCAAAACAACAATAGAGGCAAATACATTATTTAGAGAGAAATTTGATTATCCTATACATTTAGGTGTTACGGAGGCGGGTACATTAAGAAGTTCTTTAATTAAAAGTACTAGTGCTTTATCGTATTTACTTATGCAAGGAATAGGGGACACTATAAGATATTCTATTACAGGGGACCCTGTTGAAGAAGTAATGGCAGGAAAGATGCTTCTTAAGTTTTTGGGTTTAAGAAAAGAGCCTACTGTTGAGATAATATCATGTCCTACTTGCGGAAGATGTCAGGTGAATGTTGAGGAGGTTGCTAGCTTTATAGAAAAGCATGTACAAAATATAAAGAAAAATATCACTATTGCTATAATGGGCTGTGTGGTTAATGGACCTGGAGAGGCTAAGCATGCAGATTTTGGCGTGGCAGGAAGTGCAGACGGAAACTTTATATATTTTGAAAAAGATAATGAGCCTATAAAGGTATCAAAAGAAAATATTATAAGTTTTATCACAAAGAAGATAGAAGAGTTTTAGTATGTAATTATATTTTGTCATATAATTTTTATTTTATTCAACTTTTTCATGCCTTCGCTTTGCGGACTTCGTCAAAGTTTTTACCCTACAAGCTCGCTTCGCAGGTGGCAAAGCCCTGCAATAATTAAAATAAAAAATTTAGTTTTTGACAAAACATGGTTGTTTAACTATATTATAATTTAATAAGTTTATTAATAAGAATAATTATTTTAGAGAGAAGATTTTATGACATCAAAGAAAAAATATTATCTATTAATTTTAGTTGTAGTAGCGGCATTAATTGCTACAATTTTTGTTTATAAAAATAAAGAAAAGTATATATCTACAACAATAGCGATAAGCGATACTATATTAAACATCACAGCTCAAACTACAGAAAAGAAAATGTATGATTTAGTTGCTTCTATAACGAATGAAATTAACAGAATGGATAATATATTAAATCCGTATAATACAAATAGTGAAATAGCAATTATAAATAAAAAAAGTTTAGAAAATAAAGAAGATGTTCTAAGAATAGAAGTTTCTGAAGATATGGCACATTTATTTGAAACAGGATTAAGATATTCTAAGATAAATCCTTCTTTTGATATAAGTGTGAGGCCGTTAATTGAGCTTTGGGGATTTGGTGTTAAAGAAAATCAAACTGTTCCAAAGAGAGAAGAGATTGAAAGTGCATTAAAGAAAATAGATTATTCAAAGGTAAGCATTATTACAAACAATGGAAAAAAGTTTATAGAGCTTAGGGATAATTTAACTTTTGATTTTGGCTCTTATGGAAAGGGTTATATTGTTACTAAACTTATAGATGTGTTTAAAAATTATAATATAAAAAACTATTTAATAGATTACGGCGGAGACACTTATGCTAATGGTGTAAACTCTAAAGGTAATCCTTGGGTGATAGCAATAAGAAATCCTAGAAACGATGAAGATGGATATTTAGGTTTAATACAAGCTACAAATTATACTATAGTAACAAGCGGAGATTATGAGAGATTTTTTACAGAAAACGGCACTAATTATCATCATATAATAGATGCAAAAATAGGTTATCCAACTTATAATGCAATGTCAGCTACTATTGTACACACCAATGCAGAAGAGGCTGATGCTTTATCTACAACAGCTTTTCTTATGGGCACTAATTTTTTCACTAATGAGAATTATAATTATAGAGAAGCTTATATAGTTGATTCTAATGGAGACTTATATATAGCAACGAACGAGAGTTTTTGATAATTTTGTTATATATTAAAAATTTTTGAGTTTATTATTTGTGGTGGCTTTGCCCCCTGCGAAGTGTGCCCTTAGGGTACACGCCCCCAGTTCTTTTGCCGACGCTCTGCGTGCCTGCGGCAAGGCACCTACTCGGTATTGGTATAAAAGAACATTATATCCTTCGGATACGCTTCGCGAAGAACTGCATTTTTATTATAAATTTTATAATTTAATTGTACATTAAAATGCCCTCCCCCGCACGCCTAAGAGGTTATAATTAAAGCAAAGTATTACCGTGCGGAAAGGTGGTACAGCTCGTACGCGGGAAAAAGTTGAATAAAATAAAAACTTATATAATGAAATATAATTATTAGTTTATTAAACCATTTGACTATATTCAAATTTTTAGAGTTTTAATTTATAATTGAACATATAGCTTTTTTATTATAAAAACATATTATGAAAGATTTTTTAGGTAAATTAAAAACTATAATAGTTAAAAAGAAAGATACTATATTCGCAGTAATAGTTTCATTTATACTTCATATATTTGTATTGAGTTTGGTAAATACTTATATAATGGAATCTTTGTTTGCGTATAATGATAAATTAGAAAAACTATTAGAAGAAGAAAAGAATAAAAAAGATGATTATATGTTTTTGGTAGAGACTCCAGATGTAGAAGAAGAGGAAAATAATGAAGATACACCATTTGCTTCAGATAAGTCATTAGTATCAAGAGGACAGATAGATGTAAAACCTTCAAAAGTATTTTCAGATGCTTCTGTGTTTTCTTTTTTGGGTGACGGTGCCAATAGTCCAATAGTTGAAAGACGCGATAATATAAATCCAAACAATAATAACAATTTACAAAAGCAAAAAGATTTAGGTAATGATATAAGCAGGGAAGATGTAGTTCCTTATAAGCCAAAAAATCCAGGTCTTAAAGGAGATACAAAAATACCAGCATCATTTGAAGACGGAGCAGATAGGGCGGTAGTTTTATCTAGTGAAACAGGAAGCATACAGCTTGGTACAAAGGCACAGGAATATTTTTGGTATTTTTACACTTTAGTTGGCTCTATAAGAGATTCTTGGTATTTAACTATTCCTAATCAGGCACATTTTTTGGGTCTTTTAAGAAGTGATGAGGTAGAGGTGCTTATATCTATAGATTTAGACGGAAATATTATTTTTGAGAAATTCTTAAGCAATTCAAAATTAGGTCAAAGCAGTTTGGATAATTCATGCTCAAAGGCTATAGAATATGCCAAAAAGTTAAAGCCTCCTCCACAAGGTTTGGTTCGAGATTATGCAGAAAATGGCAAAATATATATACCTTTTAAGTTCATATATCAAAATTTCAGCAGAGAGTGATAATTTTTTTAAAATTTATTTCTAAATAAATATTTATATTGTTTTAATATTTAGTATGTAAAACATAATTAGTATTACTTTCTTAACTTGCACTTTTTGGTTCTTTTGACGAAGTACGCACCGCAACCGAAGGAAGTGCCTGCGACCGTAAGAAGTACCTGTGGGTATGGGTGCGAGCGGCGGGAAAAAGAACAACAAAAAAATTGAATTTTACTTACGTACCCCACCCTTTAGTATTGATAACTCATTTTTATTTAAATGTTTAATTACATTCAAAGGTTTAAATTATATTTTTGCCCCCGCCCAAGTTTTAATTAGATTTAAAATACACTAAACGCACGGTTAATACGTTTTAATATATAATAAAATGAGAATTATAAATTTGTTATAATTATAAAATTTACTCTGCGTGCGGTAGGTAGATAATAACTTTTATATTATTATTCTACAACTCCAATATAAGGTAAGTTTCTATATTTCTGTGCATAGTCAATGCCGTATCCTACAACAAACTCATCTTCTATATCAAAACCATTATAATCAATTTTTATATCAACTTTTCTTCTTGAAGGCTTATTAAGAAGTGTACATATTTTAAGCGAAGCAACATTTCTAGTTTGTAATATTTCGCAAATTTTCTCTAAAGTGTATCCTGTGTCAATAATATCTTCTACTATAATAACATCTTTGCCTGTTAAAGGTATATCAACATCTTTAAGTATTTTAATTTCAGAGCCTATCTTCTCATTTCCATAACTAGATACTATCATAAAATCAACCTCTATATTAGTATCAATTTCTCTTGCTAAATCTGCAATAAATACAAAAGAACCCTTAAGAAGCCCTATTAAACAAGGAGTTTTATCTTTATAATCATTGTTTATTTTTTGTGCTAATTCTTTAACTTTTTTATTTATATTCTCTTCAGATATAAGTATCTTTGATATATTCTCATCTTTTCTCATAAATTATTCCTTAAAATCTTTTATTAATAATTTTGTGTTATATATTATCGTATATAGATAATAATTAAATTAAAAATATATTATAACATATTAATTATAATTTTTTATAGTATGTATATGAAGTTTTAATAAAAATTGAAATTAATTATATTATTAAAAATAG from Brachyspira pilosicoli P43/6/78 includes:
- the hpt gene encoding hypoxanthine phosphoribosyltransferase, which produces MRKDENISKILISEENINKKVKELAQKINNDYKDKTPCLIGLLKGSFVFIADLAREIDTNIEVDFMIVSSYGNEKIGSEIKILKDVDIPLTGKDVIIVEDIIDTGYTLEKICEILQTRNVASLKICTLLNKPSRRKVDIKIDYNGFDIEDEFVVGYGIDYAQKYRNLPYIGVVE